A genome region from Synchiropus splendidus isolate RoL2022-P1 chromosome 5, RoL_Sspl_1.0, whole genome shotgun sequence includes the following:
- the c1qtnf1 gene encoding complement C1q tumor necrosis factor-related protein 1 has protein sequence MTRCLWTLLLLCVCAVDSFRSRSKRRDRDPMQGYMDPDNNHQNFRHPEMKECRRCCDPEEESPPQYPGHHPPHYRVVPHINITLLKGEKGDAGERGPYGKQGRAGQTGPSGPVGIKGSKGSMGLPGEPCKSHFAAFSVARKKALNSLDYYQTLVFDTELVNLYGHFNMFSGKFYCYVPGIYYFSLNVHTWNQKETYLHVMHNEREVVILYAQPSDRSIMQSQSLMLDLDTHDQVWVRLFKGERENAIFSDEFDLYITFNGHLIKHKDEL, from the exons ATGACCAGATGTTTATGGactctcctgctcctctgcgTTTGCGCAGTGGACTCTTTCCGGAGCCGGAGCAAGAGAAGAGACCGCGACCCCATGCAAGGCTACATGGACCCCGACAACAACCATCAGAACTTCAG ACACCCAGAGATGAAAGAGTGTCGCCGCTGCTGCGACCCAGAAGAGGAAAGCCCTCCTCAGTACCCCGGCCATCACCCCCCACACTACAGGGTTGTTCCACACATCAACATCACATTGCTCAAAG GTGAGAAAGGGGACGCTGGTGAACGAGGGCCCTATGGCAAACAGGGTAGAGCCGGACAAACAGGCCCTTCCGGGCCCGTGGGCATCAAGGGCAGCAAAGGCAGCATGGGCCTTCCAGGTGAACCCTGCAAGAGCCATTTTGCAGCCTTCTCAGTGGCTCGAAAGAAAGCGCTGAACTCCTTGGACTACTACCAGACGCTAGTTTTCGACACTGAGCTGGTGAATCTGTATGGCCACTTCAACATGTTCTCTGGTAAGTTCTACTGCTACGTGCCAGGCATCTACTACTTCAGTTTGAATGTGCACACGTGGAACCAGAAGGAGACCTACCTCCACGTCATGCACAACGAAAGGGAGGTGGTGATCCTCTACGCACAGCCCAGTGACCGCTCCATCATGCAGAGCCAGAGTCTGATGCTGGACCTGGACACTCACGACCAGGTCTGGGTCCGACTCTTcaagggtgagagagagaacgCCATCTTCAGTGATGAGTTTGATCTATACATCACTTTTAATGGACACCTGATCAAGCACAAAGACGAGTTGTAG